The following proteins are co-located in the Pseudomonas synxantha genome:
- a CDS encoding AAA family ATPase: MDSYRIHILGAAGAGTTTLGKALAEHLNIAYFDSDFYYWQQTPEPFTIARPRDERIRLLQEHTVGHESWVLSGSLCGWGDAMIPQFTHVVFLRLDPEVRLHRLRLREVERYGEQILEGGSRHQNSVAFLAWAARYDAGNHSLRSLRRHETWLKPLRCPVLRLDSTHHSVEALLSQLLPLLCPATET; this comes from the coding sequence ATGGACAGTTACAGAATCCACATCCTCGGCGCTGCGGGAGCCGGCACTACTACCTTGGGCAAGGCCCTGGCTGAACATTTGAACATTGCCTATTTCGACTCGGATTTCTATTACTGGCAGCAAACCCCGGAACCCTTCACCATCGCCCGACCCCGGGACGAACGCATTCGGCTACTGCAGGAACACACTGTCGGCCATGAAAGCTGGGTGCTCTCTGGCTCTTTGTGCGGCTGGGGCGACGCCATGATCCCGCAGTTCACCCACGTAGTGTTCCTGCGCCTGGACCCCGAAGTGCGCCTGCACCGCCTGCGCTTGCGGGAGGTGGAGCGCTACGGCGAGCAGATACTGGAAGGTGGCAGCCGTCACCAAAACAGCGTCGCATTCCTCGCCTGGGCGGCGCGTTACGATGCTGGCAATCACAGCCTACGTAGCCTGCGCCGGCACGAAACCTGGTTGAAACCATTGCGTTGCCCGGTGCTGCGGCTCGACTCTACGCACCATTCGGTTGAGGCGTTGCTGAGTCAATTGTTGCCGTTGTTGTGCCCAGCAACCGAGACATGA
- a CDS encoding helix-turn-helix domain-containing protein — MSSLAMSSFVEQQIVLHQFTAKHCAQARVMLGWSREELARQAGVAVEAIQQLEGHGDIDDQTRLILAFRLEAEGLVFFPGFAPGWGMTARRFDTPTAEPTSQGLMSRLLGTTTATIDSATPQPNGA, encoded by the coding sequence ATGTCCTCTCTGGCAATGAGCTCTTTCGTAGAACAGCAGATCGTGCTGCATCAATTCACCGCCAAACACTGCGCGCAGGCGCGCGTCATGCTGGGCTGGAGCCGCGAAGAACTGGCTCGCCAGGCTGGCGTGGCGGTGGAGGCGATTCAACAATTGGAAGGCCACGGCGACATCGACGATCAAACCCGTTTGATCCTGGCGTTTCGCCTCGAGGCTGAAGGGCTGGTATTTTTCCCGGGGTTCGCGCCGGGATGGGGCATGACTGCGCGCCGGTTTGACACACCCACAGCCGAACCCACATCCCAAGGCCTCATGTCTCGGTTGCTGGGCACAACAACGGCAACAATTGACTCAGCAACGCCTCAACCGAATGGTGCGTAG
- a CDS encoding MFS transporter: MATYSLVIRRLLICSVTIVVSRAMTSPLLALWLSTRLGLDQQDIGLLMGTAVFIATLLGLYGGYIIDRLEKRKLLILAMLSSSIGFLLLTFASNLYLTTLTLVITEAASALFLIGSKAIISENLPVGERAKVFSLRYTLTNVGYATGPMLGVVIAGQLPWAPFLIASAIAFGSLFLMIGIAPTQRDDSHKPQSFLSTLRTLRNDRTLILFTGGSLLSTIVHGRYTLYLSQFLLVAYKPAQALKILSAVLACNAITVILMQYQIGRFLKREQLRHWIVLGTLLFIGGLMGFSQADSLVTWCLAMFVFTLGEMIIYPSEFLFIDTIAPDALRGSYYGAQNLAAFGGAMSPVICGYLLINAAPTSMFYVLASLTAIGGTLCFLSGRRVAGSC; the protein is encoded by the coding sequence GTGGCCACCTATTCCCTGGTAATCCGCCGCCTGCTGATCTGCTCGGTGACTATCGTGGTCAGCCGCGCCATGACCAGCCCGTTGCTGGCCCTCTGGCTGAGCACACGCCTGGGCCTTGACCAGCAGGACATCGGCCTGTTGATGGGCACCGCCGTGTTCATCGCCACATTGCTGGGTTTGTACGGCGGCTACATCATCGACCGCCTGGAAAAGCGCAAGCTGCTGATCCTGGCCATGCTCTCCAGCTCCATCGGTTTTCTATTGCTGACCTTTGCCAGCAACCTCTACCTCACCACCCTGACCCTGGTGATCACTGAAGCCGCATCGGCGCTGTTCCTGATCGGCTCCAAGGCGATCATCAGCGAGAACCTGCCAGTGGGTGAGCGTGCCAAGGTATTTTCCCTGCGCTACACCCTGACCAATGTCGGCTACGCAACCGGCCCGATGCTGGGGGTGGTAATCGCCGGACAGTTACCCTGGGCGCCGTTCCTGATCGCCAGCGCCATTGCCTTTGGCAGCCTGTTCCTGATGATCGGCATTGCACCGACCCAACGGGATGACAGCCATAAACCCCAGAGTTTCCTCAGCACCCTGCGCACGTTGCGCAACGACCGCACATTGATATTGTTCACTGGCGGCAGCCTGTTGAGCACCATTGTCCATGGCCGCTACACCCTGTATCTGTCGCAGTTTTTGCTGGTCGCCTACAAACCTGCGCAAGCGTTGAAGATTCTGTCTGCGGTGCTGGCCTGCAACGCGATAACGGTGATTTTGATGCAATACCAGATCGGCCGGTTCCTCAAGCGTGAGCAGTTGCGCCATTGGATCGTGCTGGGCACCTTGCTGTTTATCGGCGGGTTGATGGGGTTCAGCCAGGCCGACAGCCTGGTCACCTGGTGCCTGGCGATGTTCGTGTTCACCTTGGGTGAGATGATTATCTACCCTTCTGAGTTCCTGTTTATCGACACCATTGCGCCGGATGCGCTACGGGGTAGTTACTACGGTGCTCAGAACCTGGCAGCGTTCGGCGGGGCGATGAGCCCGGTGATTTGTGGCTATCTGCTGATCAACGCTGCACCCACCAGCATGTTCTATGTCCTGGCCTCGCTCACCGCCATTGGCGGCACCCTGTGTTTCTTGAGTGGCCGACGCGTAGCAGGTTCTTGCTGA
- a CDS encoding ABC transporter substrate-binding protein: protein MKKMFIPTLLAGLMASTVVFAALPAAIKDKGEISAAIVPNYPPMDFKDPATNKLTGLDFDLGNALAERLGVKIKWQETGFEQMLSGLTTKRVDIVLSGMTDTAERQKAVTFIDYFTSGPQLYTLAKREDLKELTDLCGKKVGTSRRTTWPSEITAWSKANCEAAGKPAIVVIGTEGSADARAQLQQNRLDAAMQGSETIPYLMSLDKGKYKPVGQAISKQFTGLGIEKSNTELVTAISEALQGMIDDGTYGKILKKWDLEQGAVEKITINSGQ, encoded by the coding sequence ATGAAAAAAATGTTTATCCCCACCTTGCTCGCAGGCCTGATGGCCTCCACCGTTGTTTTTGCGGCATTGCCGGCGGCCATCAAGGACAAAGGCGAGATCAGCGCGGCCATCGTGCCGAACTATCCGCCGATGGATTTCAAGGACCCGGCCACCAACAAACTCACCGGTCTGGACTTTGACCTGGGGAACGCTCTTGCCGAACGTCTGGGCGTGAAGATCAAGTGGCAGGAAACCGGCTTCGAGCAGATGCTTAGCGGTCTGACCACCAAGCGCGTGGACATCGTGCTATCGGGCATGACCGATACCGCCGAACGCCAGAAGGCGGTGACCTTCATCGACTACTTCACCAGCGGCCCGCAGCTCTACACACTGGCCAAACGTGAAGACCTCAAGGAACTGACCGACCTGTGCGGTAAAAAAGTCGGCACCAGCCGCCGTACGACCTGGCCGTCGGAAATTACCGCGTGGAGCAAGGCAAACTGCGAAGCAGCGGGCAAGCCGGCGATTGTGGTGATCGGCACTGAAGGCTCGGCGGATGCGCGGGCGCAGTTGCAGCAGAACCGTTTGGATGCGGCGATGCAGGGCAGCGAGACCATTCCTTATCTGATGTCACTGGATAAGGGTAAGTACAAGCCGGTGGGACAGGCGATTTCCAAGCAATTCACCGGGCTTGGGATTGAGAAGAGCAATACCGAGTTGGTCACGGCGATCAGTGAGGCGTTACAGGGGATGATTGACGATGGGACCTACGGCAAGATCCTGAAGAAGTGGGATCTGGAGCAGGGTGCGGTGGAAAAAATCACCATCAATTCCGGCCAGTAA
- a CDS encoding amino acid ABC transporter ATP-binding protein — translation MRSIVKAVNLNKYYDQYHALRDINIEVEQGEVMCIIGPSGSGKSTLLRCVNQLEKIDKGGLWVDGELVGYRVVGNKLHEMNEVQIARQRLATGMVFQRFNLFPHMTVLQNIIEGPCQVLKRSPKEAIEDALELLARVGLADKRNAYPVELSGGQQQRVAIARALAMRPKLMLFDEPTSALDPELVGEVLSVMRDLATTGMTMIVVTHELGFAREVSNRMVFMDAGQIVEAGSPEEILISPQNPRTQSFISAVRT, via the coding sequence ATGAGAAGCATCGTCAAGGCCGTCAACCTGAACAAGTATTACGACCAGTATCACGCGCTGCGTGACATCAATATCGAAGTCGAGCAAGGCGAGGTGATGTGCATCATCGGCCCATCCGGCTCGGGTAAAAGCACGTTGCTGCGCTGCGTCAACCAGTTGGAAAAAATCGACAAGGGCGGCCTGTGGGTCGATGGCGAGCTGGTCGGTTACCGGGTGGTCGGCAACAAGCTGCATGAGATGAATGAAGTGCAGATCGCCCGCCAACGCCTGGCCACCGGCATGGTGTTCCAGCGCTTCAATTTGTTCCCGCACATGACCGTGTTGCAAAACATCATCGAAGGCCCGTGCCAAGTGCTCAAGCGCTCACCCAAGGAAGCCATCGAAGATGCCCTGGAGCTACTGGCCCGCGTCGGCCTGGCGGACAAGCGCAATGCCTACCCGGTGGAGTTGTCCGGCGGGCAGCAGCAACGCGTGGCGATTGCCCGTGCGCTGGCGATGCGCCCCAAGCTGATGTTGTTTGACGAACCCACGTCAGCCCTCGACCCGGAACTGGTAGGCGAAGTGCTGTCGGTAATGCGCGACTTGGCTACCACTGGCATGACCATGATCGTGGTCACCCATGAGCTGGGCTTTGCCCGCGAAGTCTCCAACCGCATGGTGTTTATGGATGCTGGCCAGATTGTGGAGGCCGGCAGCCCGGAAGAAATTCTAATAAGCCCACAAAACCCGCGTACCCAAAGCTTTATTTCTGCCGTTCGCACTTAA
- a CDS encoding amino acid ABC transporter permease: MNQTPAERLEIERKLSENQFDITQYEHVPRRYYGRMFFATLIVIVLAALLRAFANGQIEWSYIGQFLTSEAILWGLANTIIMSILAMALGVVIGVITAIMRMSANPILRYVAITYTWLFRGTPLILQLLLWFNLALIFPVIAIPGLFSIDTVDLMTPFVAALLGLSINQGAYTAEVVRAGLLSVDTGQYEAAKSIGMPSLQALRRIILPQAMRVIIPPVGNEFISMVKMTSLASVIQYSELLHNAQNIYYANARVMELLMVAGIWYLAVVTVLSFGQSRLERRFARGAGKRS, encoded by the coding sequence ATGAACCAAACCCCGGCCGAGCGCTTGGAAATAGAGCGCAAGTTGTCCGAGAACCAGTTCGATATCACCCAGTATGAACACGTGCCGCGGCGCTATTACGGGCGGATGTTTTTTGCCACGTTGATCGTGATCGTGTTGGCAGCGCTGCTACGCGCATTCGCCAACGGCCAGATCGAATGGTCCTACATCGGGCAGTTTCTGACGTCTGAAGCGATCCTGTGGGGCTTGGCCAATACCATCATCATGTCGATCCTGGCGATGGCGCTGGGTGTGGTAATCGGCGTGATCACGGCAATCATGCGCATGTCGGCCAACCCGATCCTGCGCTACGTGGCTATCACCTACACCTGGCTGTTTCGCGGCACGCCGCTGATTCTGCAGTTGCTGCTGTGGTTCAACCTGGCGCTGATTTTCCCGGTGATCGCGATTCCCGGCCTGTTCAGCATCGACACCGTCGACTTGATGACGCCGTTCGTGGCCGCCCTGCTCGGTTTGAGTATCAACCAGGGCGCGTATACAGCCGAGGTGGTGCGCGCCGGTTTGCTGTCGGTGGATACCGGCCAGTACGAAGCCGCCAAGTCCATCGGCATGCCGAGCCTGCAGGCGCTGCGCAGGATCATTCTGCCGCAGGCCATGCGGGTGATCATTCCTCCGGTAGGCAACGAGTTCATCAGCATGGTGAAAATGACCAGCCTGGCCAGCGTGATTCAGTACTCGGAGCTGCTGCACAACGCGCAAAACATCTACTACGCCAACGCGCGGGTCATGGAGCTGCTGATGGTGGCGGGTATCTGGTACCTGGCGGTGGTGACCGTTCTTTCATTTGGTCAAAGCCGCCTCGAGCGTCGTTTTGCCCGCGGCGCCGGCAAGCGTTCGTAA
- the argH gene encoding argininosuccinate lyase, with product MSQPTDRLWGARFKTGPSAALAALSRCPERYFRLTPYDLAGSRAHARELQRAGLLDESETLRTLEALDRIGDDFAAGRLHPTLDDEDVHTFIERVLTERLGALGGKLRAGRSRNDQTANDLRLFLRDHARTITTEVLGLQQALVAQAEQHIESICPGFTHLQQAQPIVFAHHLLAHAQSMLRDVQRLVDWDARTALSPLGAAAMAGSAIARQPEHSAKEMGYTGPCENSIDAVASRDHVAEFLFVAGMLGVNISRLSEEFCLWSSQQFRWVVLDDAYATGSSIMPQKKNPDIAELARGKAGRLIGNLTGLMSTLKSLPLSYNRDLSEDKHSVLDSVDTLLLVLPAMAGMVATMKVQVDELRRQAPMGFTLATEVADWLATRGVPFKEAHEITGALVQACEKHEIELWEASPAMLAEVDARLTPEVRDCLTLEAAIAARSGWGGTAPERVREQIGRLKVALAAQQEWVERYQGFRI from the coding sequence ATGTCCCAGCCCACCGACCGCCTTTGGGGCGCTCGTTTCAAGACCGGTCCGTCTGCCGCCTTGGCGGCGTTGTCGCGCTGCCCTGAGCGCTATTTTCGCCTGACGCCCTACGATTTGGCCGGCTCCCGTGCCCATGCCCGAGAGTTGCAGCGCGCCGGGTTGCTGGATGAGTCGGAGACCCTGCGGACCCTCGAAGCCCTGGACCGTATCGGTGATGATTTCGCCGCCGGCCGCCTGCATCCGACCCTGGATGACGAGGACGTGCACACCTTTATCGAACGCGTATTGACCGAGCGCCTGGGCGCCCTGGGCGGCAAGTTGCGGGCCGGACGTTCGCGCAATGACCAGACGGCCAACGATTTGCGCCTTTTCCTACGCGACCATGCGCGCACCATCACCACCGAGGTGTTGGGTTTGCAGCAAGCATTGGTGGCGCAGGCCGAGCAGCATATCGAGAGTATCTGCCCCGGCTTTACCCACTTGCAGCAGGCGCAACCGATTGTATTCGCCCATCACTTGCTGGCCCATGCGCAGTCGATGTTGCGGGATGTGCAGCGCTTGGTGGACTGGGATGCGCGTACGGCATTGTCGCCGTTGGGTGCAGCGGCGATGGCAGGGTCAGCGATTGCCCGCCAGCCGGAGCATTCGGCCAAGGAAATGGGCTATACCGGGCCGTGCGAAAACTCCATTGACGCGGTCGCCAGCCGTGACCATGTGGCGGAGTTCCTGTTTGTAGCGGGCATGCTCGGGGTGAATATTTCACGGCTGTCGGAGGAGTTTTGCCTGTGGTCATCGCAGCAGTTTCGCTGGGTGGTGCTGGACGATGCCTACGCCACCGGCAGTTCGATCATGCCGCAGAAGAAGAATCCGGATATTGCCGAGTTGGCACGGGGCAAGGCCGGCCGCTTGATTGGCAACCTGACCGGGTTGATGTCGACGCTTAAATCCTTGCCGCTGTCGTACAACCGCGATTTGAGTGAAGACAAGCACAGTGTGCTGGACAGTGTGGACACCTTGCTGCTGGTGTTACCGGCTATGGCCGGGATGGTGGCGACCATGAAGGTGCAGGTCGACGAGCTGCGGCGTCAGGCGCCGATGGGCTTTACCTTGGCGACGGAAGTGGCGGATTGGTTGGCGACCCGTGGCGTGCCGTTCAAAGAGGCGCACGAGATTACCGGCGCCTTGGTGCAAGCCTGTGAGAAGCATGAAATTGAGTTGTGGGAAGCCTCGCCGGCGATGTTGGCGGAGGTGGATGCGCGGCTCACGCCCGAGGTGCGCGACTGCTTGACCCTGGAGGCGGCGATTGCGGCGCGCAGTGGCTGGGGTGGGACGGCGCCGGAGCGGGTTCGCGAGCAGATTGGGCGGTTGAAGGTGGCGTTGGCGGCTCAGCAGGAATGGGTTGAGCGTTATCAGGGATTCAGAATTTAA
- a CDS encoding LysR family transcriptional regulator — protein sequence METPLSTSGNLPPKPGTRPPLQLSGLDFKLLRVFMAVVEAGGFSAAQNELNVGLAAISKQISDLEIRIGMRLCTRGREGFGLTEEGKLVYQASIELFTSVDSFRDKLSSAQNELIGDLSVGVIDNTVSDVNSPLITALGNLHRQSPKIRLRLHASQLDEVERGVVEGRLIVGIVPVYQRREEFDYFPLYEEKAHAYCAVGHPLFTASDITPEVLRHYEVVNHRYAIHRDKATFVNYDSQSASASQVEAVAILILTGRFLGFLPEHYAAPLVREGRLRALCPEQVHLSTVFNLILRHNAPRSPMVKAFATALGVDLKAPI from the coding sequence ATGGAAACTCCACTTTCCACTTCTGGAAACCTGCCACCCAAACCCGGTACAAGGCCGCCCCTGCAACTGAGTGGTTTGGACTTCAAACTGCTGCGGGTATTTATGGCCGTGGTCGAAGCCGGTGGTTTCAGTGCCGCGCAAAACGAACTGAATGTGGGCCTGGCGGCGATCAGCAAACAGATCTCCGACCTCGAGATTCGCATCGGCATGCGCCTGTGTACACGGGGCCGGGAAGGCTTCGGGCTGACCGAAGAAGGCAAGTTGGTGTATCAAGCGTCCATCGAGTTATTCACCTCGGTGGACAGTTTTCGCGACAAGCTTAGTTCAGCTCAAAATGAGCTGATTGGCGACCTTAGTGTCGGCGTTATTGATAACACCGTTTCTGACGTTAATTCCCCGCTGATTACCGCTTTGGGTAACTTACATCGGCAATCGCCAAAAATAAGATTACGCCTACATGCCTCGCAACTGGACGAAGTGGAACGCGGCGTCGTCGAAGGCCGCCTGATCGTCGGCATCGTCCCCGTGTACCAGCGCCGTGAAGAATTCGACTACTTCCCGCTCTACGAAGAAAAGGCCCACGCCTACTGCGCCGTAGGGCATCCGTTGTTCACTGCGAGCGATATTACGCCCGAGGTCTTGCGCCACTATGAGGTGGTGAACCATCGGTATGCGATCCATCGCGACAAGGCCACCTTCGTCAACTACGACAGCCAGTCAGCCTCTGCCTCCCAGGTTGAAGCCGTCGCCATCCTGATCCTCACCGGCCGCTTCCTCGGCTTCCTGCCGGAACACTACGCCGCGCCACTGGTAAGGGAAGGGCGCCTGCGCGCACTGTGCCCGGAGCAGGTTCACCTGAGCACCGTGTTCAACCTGATCCTGCGCCACAACGCG